The Celeribacter baekdonensis genomic interval ATCGCGTGCGGTTTGGCTCTCTGTTTCTCACCGTTCTGTTGCTGACCCTCATTTTTCGCGGAACATCCGAACCGACAATTGCCACCGACTTCGTGACCTCGGTTGGCGCGTTGATCGGCTATGTGCTCGACTTCCCGTATTCTCCTGTACGGCTGATGTTGCTTGCCTTGCCGGATGGCGCGTCCTTGGGCGAGATTGAGATGATGCGCGAAGCTGCGGGCTTGAGCTATCTCATCTCCTTGGTTGCGCTGTCGGTCTTTATGATCCTTTTGCGACTGGGTCATTGGCCCTCTAAATCTGGCTCTTTTAACGTCTGGATCAACCTGCCCACCTTCGATCCCACCGCCGGTGGTGACGTGATTGCGCGCCTTAAACGTGACGCTCGGATCAATATTGTGATCGGCTTTCTGTTGCCTTTCGTGATCCCAGCCGTGATACAGTCGGCCTCAAATCTGTTCGGTGGTTTGAGTTTCACCAACGACCAATCCCTGATCTGGACCGTGGCCGCATGGGCGTTTTTGCCATCCTCTTTGTTCATGCGCGGCATCGCCATGGGGCGTGTGGCGTCGATGATTGCCGAGAAGCGGCGTCAGACCTACGCGCAGGCCGATTTCGACCATCAATTGGTGTGATCTGTCGCCTTTTCCTTGCCCTGTGCTGTGTGGTTTGGCCCTTTGTGGGACAGGCGCAAGATCGGTTGCGTGTGGCAACATGGACCGTTGAATTGACGCGCAACGGGCCGGGGGTTTTGCTGCGTGACATCCTAAAAGGCGATGACGTCCAAATTCTTGCGGCCCAATCCCACATCAAAGCCCTGTCTCCAGATGTCCTGCTGCTCGTCGGATTTGACACTGACCTTGATGGCCACGCTTTGGCGCAATTCGCCCGCGATCTCGATTATCCGTATCTTTTCACCCGCTCCGGCAATTCCGGCCGATCAACGGGTATCGACATGGACAAAGACGGGCGATTTGGTGAACCGGAAGATGCACAGTCTTATGGCGAATTCACCGGGCAGGGCGGCATCGCATTTTTGTCGCGTTTGCCGATTGATGTCGATGGTATCCGCGATTTTTCCGAAATGCTGTGGCGGGATCTACCGCGCGCGCGCCTTCCTGAGGGCTATTTTCAGCCCAAAGATTTGGACGTTGTGCGCCTCTCTTCTCATGCCCATTGGGACATTCCCGTGCTTTGGAATGGTGCGCCGTTGCATCTCTTCACCTATGCCGCCACCTCGCCGGTGTTTGATGGTGACGAAGATCGCAACGGACGCCGCAACGCCGACGAAACCCGGTTTTGGCAATTGTATCTCGATGGTGCGCTGGCCTTGCCACCACCCGCTGCGCCCTTTGTGATCCTTGGGGATAGCAATCTTGATCCTTCCGATGGTGATGGGCTGCGGGTGGATATGGTGGCGCTGCTGTCCGATCCACGCCTACAAGACCCCAAACCGCGCTCTGATTTTGGCGCTGAGATCGCCAATCCCGATCATCTGGGTGATCCGGCCCTGGACACCGCCAACTGGACCGATCCGGTGCCGGGCAATTTGCGGGTCGATTATGTGCTGCCGTCCAAAGAGCTGGCCGTCATGGATGCGGGGGTGGCGTGGCCTCCCGTGGACGGTTTGGAAACCCCGTTTCGCCATGGGCTTGTCTGGGTTGATCTTGCGCGGATTCCTTGACGTAAGCGCGGCGGTCCGTTACGCCGGGTCGACTTTAAAAATAAGGACTTGATGCGACATGAGCACGCCCTCTCTCCTCATTCTGCCCGGCGATGGTATTGGCCCCGAAGTGATGGCCGAAGTCGTCAAAATCATTGATTGGTACGGCGACAAGCGTGGCCTGAACTTTGATGTCTCGATGGACCTCGTGGGGGGCGCTGCCTATGACAAACATGGCGTGCCTTTGGCCGATGAAACCATGGCAAAGGCCCACGAGGTTGATGCCGTTTTGTTGGGTGCCGTGGGTGGTCCGAAATACGATGTGCTTGATTTCTCGGTGAAACCCGAACGCGGGTTGTTGCGGTTGCGCAAGGAATTGGACCTGTTTGCAAACCTGCGCCCGGCGCAGTGTTTCGACGCGCTGGCCGATTTCTCTTCGCTGAAAAAAGACATCGTTGCCGGTCTCGACATCATGATCGTGCGCGAATTGACCTCGGGCATCTATTTCGGCGAGCCGCGTGGCATCATCACCGAGGGCAACGAGCGCGTCGGCATCAACACCCAGCGCTACACCGAATCTGAAATCCGTCGCGTCGCGATTGCGGCTTTTGAATTGGCGATGAAGCGCGGCAAGAAACTGTGCTCGATGGAAAAAGCCAACGTCATGGAATCGGGCATTCTCTGGCGCGAAGTCGTCGAAGAGGTGGCCAAAGATTACCCCGAGGTTGCGGTCAGCCACATGTACGCCGACAATGGCGCGATGCAGTTGGTGCGGGCGCCGAAACAGTTCGACGTCATCGTGACAGATAACTTGTTTGGCGACATCCTGTCCGATTGCGCGGCGATGCTCACCGGCTCTCTTGGCATGTTGCCCTCCGCCTCCTTGGGCGCTCCGATGGCCAATGGCCGCCCGCGCGCCATGTACGAACCGGTGCACGGCTCCGCGCCGGACATCGCCGGTCAAGGCAAAGCCAACCCGATCGCCTGCATCCTCTCCTTCGCCATGGCGCTGCGCTATTCCTTTGATGAGGGCGTTGAGGCCACGCGCTTGGAAGCTGCGATTGAAAAAGTACTGGCCGATGGCGTGCGCACGGCCGATCTTTTGGGGGAAGAGGGCGCAACGCCTGTGACCACCTCTGAGATGGGCGACAAGATCATCGAAGCACTGAACGCGTCGCTTTAAGCGCTCAAAACGCTGACGGAGAGGGCGCCCATGTGGCGCCCTTTTTTGTGAAAATGGCCACTCTTTGGCTATGAATTTGAGAATCTCATGTTAGCTTTGCGCCCGAGATCAAATTTTTGTGAGATATATTGTGGGATATTTAAAACGCATTTCCGCTCTCTGTGGCATCCTTTTTCTGTCTTGTTCGATGGCGCAAGCCAAGTCACTTGAAGAGATGTTCCCTCTGATTGAGTTCGATGGCCTGACCCAAGAGCAACAGGACTGGTTGGCGCTGCAAAAGGGGCTGGATTACCAAACGGGCACCATCACGCTACCCGGTTCGCAAGCCGTTTTGGAATTGGGGGACGCGTATTACTACTTCAGTCCAGAAGACACAAAATATGTGCTTGAGGAGCTTTGGGGCAATCCACCGCGCGACCTGTCCTTGGGGATGGTGTTCCCGGCGGAGGACCTGCCTCTGGAATGGGACGCGTGGGGCATGTTGCTCAACTATGACCCGATCGGGTTTGTCTCTGACGAAGATGCGGCCTCTTACAATTACGATGAGTTGCTGAGCGATATGCAAAAGGATACGCTTGCCGCCAACAAGGAGCGAGAAGAGCTTGGCTACGGTACGGTCGATCTTGTCGGTTGGGCCGAGCCGCCGCATTACGACGCCGAAAGCAAAAAGCTCTATTGGGCGAGAGAATTGTCCTTTGATGGGGTCGAGGATCATACCGTCAATTACGACATTCGCGCCCTTGGGCGCAAAGGCGTGTTGGTCATGTCGGTGATCGGGTCGATGGATCAAATCGACAGTATCAAAGCGGCGGCACCTGATCTGATTGCTATGACCCATTTCACGGTTGGCCAGCGCTACGTCGATTTTGATCCCTCCCTCGACACGGTTGCCGCGATTGGGATCGGCGGTTTGATCGCCGGTAAAGTGGCGGCAAAAGCGGGCTTTTTGGCCGTCGCACTTGTGTTTTTGAAAAAGGGCTGGGTGCTTTTGTTCATCGGCTTTGCGGCGCTCAAGAACAAGATCTTCAAACGGAAATCATCGTGAGGTGAGGTGCGCAAAGCGGTACCAGAAGCGGTTTAATCAAACAGATCAAACACATCCTCAGCTGCATCAAACAACCGATGCGCGATGGATTTTTGTTTTTTCTTTTTCTTCTTTTTGGGCACGCGCTCAGGAGAAGGTCGCTTTTTTCCGCTGACAATAAACGGGTCTTCGACATGATCCGTGCGCAGCGCCTTGAGCCGCGATAAGGGCGCGCCGCAGGCTTTACATTGCAATTCATGACGGGCACCCTGTCCGAAAGACAGCACGGTTTTCGAGCCGCAGTAACAACAGGTTGCCGATTTATGTGTGCGATACATCGGCCTCATGTGGGGGCGGTGTATGGTCGTGACAAGGGATGCGCCCTTGTGTGTTTTGAAATCTGGCCTATTGATAGCGCAAACAGCAAGCGGGATGATCTTATGAATATCACAGGTGCATTTTACGCCCTTGCGGCCTTTGCCATTTTTTCCACCCATGACGTGGTGATCAAATTCTTGGGCGGCATCTATGCGCCGTTTCAGATCATCTTTTTCTCAACGCTGTTCTCTTTCCCGTTGGTGATGTTCATGCTGATCCGCGACCGCACCGAAGGGCATTTGCGCCCGGTTTATCCGTTGTGGACGTTGCTTCGGACGCTGGCGGCCATGATCAACACCGTCGCCGCCTTTTATGCGTTTTCCGTTTTGCCACTGGCGCAGGTCTATGCCCTGATCTTTGCCACCCCCCTCGTCATCACCATCTTGTCGATCCCGATCCTTGGCGAAAAGGTGGGATTCCACCGATGGGCCGCTGTCATTGCCGGGTTGATCGGCGTGCTGGTGGTGTTGCGCCCAGGGGGAACCGCGTTCACGCTCGGGCATATGGCGGCGTTGTCCTGTGCCTTTTTCGGCGCATTTGCCTCCATCGTGGTGCGTAAAGTTGGACGCGAAGAACGCACCGCCGTTTTGATGCTCTATCCTCTGGTTGCCAATTTCGTGGTCATGGGGGCCATGATGACGTTTTTCTACAAACCTCTGCCACTTTTGGACCTCGGCGGCGTCGGCATGGTGTCGCTGTTGGGCTTCACCGGCGGGGTGATTTTGATCCTCGCGTATCGCGCCTCGGAGGCAGCGATCGTGGCGCCAATGCAGTATTCCCAAATCATCTGGGCCACGATTTTCGGCTACTTTATCTTTGGCGAAACCGTCGACGCCCCAACCGTCATCGGGGCCGGGATCATCATCCTGTCTGGCCTGTATATCGTGTTCCGGGAATCACGGGGTGGGCATTCGGAAAACACGCCCGTTCTCAGAACCCGCTCGCGGGCCTCTTCGGCCGCCTCTTTTCGAATTTCTCCCTTTATTCGCCGTGTCAAACAGCGCTAATTGGCCCTTGCAAATCCCACCAAGTCGCTATATCCCGCCCGTCACGGTCGGGCTGTAGCGCAGCCTGGTAGCGCACCTGCTTCGGGAGCAGGGGGTCGGAGGTTCGAATCCTCTCAGCCCGACCAATACCACCTTTGTCGAGTTCACTGAACTCTGCCTTTATGGCGCTGAATCTTTCCTTAAATATATCCGCCTCCCGCAGTTTTTCTGACGTCTAAACACGTGTGACCGGCGCACCGATCTGATGTCTTTTTTAAGGTTTTTTGCACGCAAACTGGAACGCCACGGCGTTTCATATAATTGGTGGGCACGAGATCTGAAGACGTCGGTGAACAAGCTCTGATGCGCAGATTGGATGCCGCATGACCGATTGTGCGTCTCGGGGCTATTCCTATCTTACAACGGGTATCAACTTGGGTTGGCCACAAAGCGAGTGCCGGATATTCCCCTGCCGTCGACTTCGCGCCGCATGTAGCTGACACTCAGCTGGGTGGCACGGTGCGGCGGATAAGAGCTGATCACGCTCACTGGAATGCTCAAGTTGGTCGGTTGAAAATTCAGAAAAAGAGTATTTTCCGAAGACATAGGCGACGAGCAGAAAAGCTGTTCCAAATGTAGTTACGGCG includes:
- a CDS encoding endonuclease/exonuclease/phosphatase family protein, producing the protein MGQAQDRLRVATWTVELTRNGPGVLLRDILKGDDVQILAAQSHIKALSPDVLLLVGFDTDLDGHALAQFARDLDYPYLFTRSGNSGRSTGIDMDKDGRFGEPEDAQSYGEFTGQGGIAFLSRLPIDVDGIRDFSEMLWRDLPRARLPEGYFQPKDLDVVRLSSHAHWDIPVLWNGAPLHLFTYAATSPVFDGDEDRNGRRNADETRFWQLYLDGALALPPPAAPFVILGDSNLDPSDGDGLRVDMVALLSDPRLQDPKPRSDFGAEIANPDHLGDPALDTANWTDPVPGNLRVDYVLPSKELAVMDAGVAWPPVDGLETPFRHGLVWVDLARIP
- the leuB gene encoding 3-isopropylmalate dehydrogenase: MSTPSLLILPGDGIGPEVMAEVVKIIDWYGDKRGLNFDVSMDLVGGAAYDKHGVPLADETMAKAHEVDAVLLGAVGGPKYDVLDFSVKPERGLLRLRKELDLFANLRPAQCFDALADFSSLKKDIVAGLDIMIVRELTSGIYFGEPRGIITEGNERVGINTQRYTESEIRRVAIAAFELAMKRGKKLCSMEKANVMESGILWREVVEEVAKDYPEVAVSHMYADNGAMQLVRAPKQFDVIVTDNLFGDILSDCAAMLTGSLGMLPSASLGAPMANGRPRAMYEPVHGSAPDIAGQGKANPIACILSFAMALRYSFDEGVEATRLEAAIEKVLADGVRTADLLGEEGATPVTTSEMGDKIIEALNASL
- a CDS encoding DUF2167 domain-containing protein is translated as MFPLIEFDGLTQEQQDWLALQKGLDYQTGTITLPGSQAVLELGDAYYYFSPEDTKYVLEELWGNPPRDLSLGMVFPAEDLPLEWDAWGMLLNYDPIGFVSDEDAASYNYDELLSDMQKDTLAANKEREELGYGTVDLVGWAEPPHYDAESKKLYWARELSFDGVEDHTVNYDIRALGRKGVLVMSVIGSMDQIDSIKAAAPDLIAMTHFTVGQRYVDFDPSLDTVAAIGIGGLIAGKVAAKAGFLAVALVFLKKGWVLLFIGFAALKNKIFKRKSS
- a CDS encoding DMT family transporter, with product MNITGAFYALAAFAIFSTHDVVIKFLGGIYAPFQIIFFSTLFSFPLVMFMLIRDRTEGHLRPVYPLWTLLRTLAAMINTVAAFYAFSVLPLAQVYALIFATPLVITILSIPILGEKVGFHRWAAVIAGLIGVLVVLRPGGTAFTLGHMAALSCAFFGAFASIVVRKVGREERTAVLMLYPLVANFVVMGAMMTFFYKPLPLLDLGGVGMVSLLGFTGGVILILAYRASEAAIVAPMQYSQIIWATIFGYFIFGETVDAPTVIGAGIIILSGLYIVFRESRGGHSENTPVLRTRSRASSAASFRISPFIRRVKQR